A region from the Mycolicibacterium litorale genome encodes:
- a CDS encoding MinD/ParA family ATP-binding protein yields MGDHSPGGFRAQQRFRDPAAEEPQAPPEWSAPTPPNGIPVVDPTAAAPEPAPAVTPVAPPVAEPQQPVSQPLPVPATPYLDLSTVALLGQPKAAPSHGWRRWLYLGTFGLVKVGDPKAAQRDSLVTRVKQPLNGCYRIAVLSLKGGVGKTTITATLGATFASIRGDRVVAVDANPDRGTLSQKVPLETTATVRHLLRDAEGIERYSDVRAYTSQGPSRLEVLASETDPAVSEAFSSDDYTRTLAVLERFYSLVLTDCGTGLMHSAMTAVLANADVLVVISSGSVDGARSASATLDWLDAHGHQALVSNAIAVINAVRPRSGKVDLQKVSDHFSRRCRAVKVVPFDPHLEEGAEISLDRLKPATRQALLELAGVVADGFAGNR; encoded by the coding sequence ATGGGCGACCACTCCCCGGGCGGGTTCCGGGCTCAGCAGCGGTTCCGTGATCCGGCCGCCGAGGAGCCGCAGGCGCCGCCGGAGTGGTCCGCCCCCACCCCGCCGAACGGGATCCCGGTCGTCGACCCGACGGCCGCAGCGCCCGAGCCCGCGCCGGCCGTGACGCCCGTCGCACCGCCGGTCGCCGAACCTCAGCAGCCGGTGTCGCAGCCGCTGCCGGTCCCCGCGACGCCGTATCTCGACTTGTCGACGGTCGCGCTGCTCGGGCAGCCGAAGGCGGCGCCGTCGCACGGTTGGCGCAGATGGCTGTACCTGGGGACGTTCGGGCTGGTCAAGGTCGGCGATCCGAAGGCCGCGCAGCGCGACAGCCTCGTCACGCGGGTGAAACAACCGCTCAACGGCTGCTACCGGATCGCGGTGCTGTCGCTCAAGGGTGGTGTCGGCAAGACGACGATCACCGCCACACTGGGGGCGACCTTCGCCTCGATTCGCGGTGACCGTGTGGTCGCCGTCGACGCCAATCCCGACCGCGGCACGCTGAGCCAGAAGGTGCCGTTGGAGACCACGGCCACGGTGCGCCACCTGCTGCGCGACGCCGAGGGCATCGAGCGCTACAGCGATGTACGGGCCTACACGTCGCAGGGTCCGAGCCGGCTGGAGGTGCTCGCCTCCGAGACCGATCCGGCGGTGTCGGAGGCGTTCAGCTCCGACGACTACACCCGCACCCTGGCGGTGCTCGAGCGCTTCTACAGTCTGGTGCTCACCGACTGCGGGACCGGGCTGATGCACTCGGCGATGACGGCGGTGCTGGCCAACGCCGACGTCCTGGTCGTGATCAGCTCCGGTTCGGTCGACGGGGCGCGTAGCGCCTCGGCCACGCTGGACTGGCTGGACGCGCACGGGCACCAGGCGTTGGTGTCCAACGCGATCGCCGTCATCAACGCGGTGCGTCCCCGGTCGGGCAAGGTCGATCTGCAGAAGGTGTCCGACCACTTCTCCCGGCGGTGCCGCGCGGTGAAGGTCGTACCGTTCGACCCGCATCTCGAAGAGGGTGCCGAGATCAGCCTCGACCGGCTCAAACCGGCCACCCGGCAGGCGCTACTGGAACTCGCGGGTGTGGTGGCCGACGGATTCGCCGGCAACCGCTGA
- a CDS encoding DUF4229 domain-containing protein, which translates to MSKARQGSRLVADVLAYVGARLVLVAALAALIFGVARLLGVEEFPLVIAILFALVIALPLGIWLFAPLRRRATASIAAFDEQRRKDREQLQARLRGETSPGDPGA; encoded by the coding sequence GTGTCAAAAGCTCGGCAGGGATCCCGTCTGGTCGCCGATGTGCTCGCTTACGTCGGGGCTCGTCTGGTGTTGGTGGCTGCGCTCGCGGCGCTGATCTTCGGGGTGGCCCGGCTGCTGGGTGTCGAGGAGTTCCCACTGGTGATCGCGATCTTGTTCGCGCTCGTGATCGCTCTGCCGCTGGGCATCTGGCTGTTCGCGCCGCTGCGCAGGCGCGCCACCGCGAGCATCGCCGCCTTCGACGAGCAGCGCCGTAAGGACCGCGAACAGCTGCAGGCCAGACTGCGTGGCGAGACGTCGCCCGGTGATCCCGGGGCATGA
- a CDS encoding aminotransferase class V-fold PLP-dependent enzyme — MTARHAFGAEFTGAAGFLNSPTYGLPPTFLMRALHDCLAAWQAGTLDARSFDQPVRDARAGYATVVGVPAESVAMAGSASAALGLVAAAIPDGSRGATLAGEFTSTTFPFAAQAGRGVSLTELPADELVATAGDYDFVTVSLVQSATGAVLDAEALRASVAGTDTVTIVDVTQAAGWKLLDLGWADVTVASVYKWLLAPRGTAFLSVSGRIARSMTPHAANWYAGEQPWESIYGLPVRLAGDARRFDTSPAWFGALGAGLTLPWLAALDRSAVEAHTVGLADTLRSALDLPPDPSAIVSLPPGRHGDAADRLQRAGIRASVRAGAVRVGFHLYNTADDVSRLLAALA; from the coding sequence ATGACGGCGCGGCACGCGTTCGGTGCCGAATTCACCGGCGCCGCAGGGTTTCTCAATTCGCCGACGTACGGACTGCCGCCCACGTTCCTGATGCGGGCGCTGCACGACTGTCTGGCCGCATGGCAGGCGGGCACCCTCGACGCGAGGTCGTTCGACCAACCGGTGCGCGACGCGAGGGCGGGTTACGCCACGGTGGTGGGCGTGCCCGCGGAATCGGTGGCGATGGCCGGCAGTGCGTCGGCCGCACTCGGTCTGGTGGCCGCCGCGATCCCCGACGGCAGCCGCGGTGCCACGCTCGCCGGTGAGTTCACCAGCACCACCTTCCCGTTCGCCGCACAGGCCGGTCGCGGGGTGTCGCTCACCGAACTGCCCGCCGACGAACTCGTCGCGACCGCCGGTGATTACGACTTCGTGACGGTCAGCCTGGTGCAGTCGGCGACCGGTGCGGTGCTCGACGCCGAGGCGCTGCGGGCGAGCGTGGCGGGTACGGACACCGTGACGATCGTCGACGTGACGCAGGCGGCGGGATGGAAGCTGCTCGACCTCGGGTGGGCCGACGTCACGGTGGCCTCGGTCTACAAATGGCTGTTGGCGCCGCGCGGTACGGCGTTCCTGTCGGTCAGTGGGCGCATCGCCCGGTCGATGACGCCGCACGCCGCGAACTGGTACGCCGGTGAGCAGCCGTGGGAGTCGATCTACGGCCTGCCGGTGCGACTGGCCGGTGACGCCCGGCGTTTCGACACCTCACCGGCGTGGTTCGGCGCGCTGGGCGCCGGGTTGACGCTGCCGTGGCTGGCCGCGCTGGACCGCTCGGCCGTGGAGGCGCACACCGTCGGCCTCGCCGATACGCTGCGCTCCGCCCTCGACCTGCCGCCGGACCCGTCGGCGATCGTGTCGCTGCCGCCGGGGCGTCACGGCGACGCCGCGGACCGGCTGCAGCGGGCGGGCATCCGCGCCTCGGTGCGCGCCGGGGCGGTCCGGGTCGGATTCCACCTCTACAACACCGCCGACGACGTCAGCCGGTTGCTCGCTGCGCTCGCGTGA
- a CDS encoding response regulator, which yields MRCLIVDDSADFRDAACAMLTRAGVDVVAVAANSVDALRCSREMEPDVVLVDVDLGGESGFDLAEELDRSQAQAPAVILVSTYAEQDLAEMIAVSPAIGFVSKISLSAAAIRDLLDTARGPLRETPGR from the coding sequence GTGCGCTGTCTGATCGTCGACGACAGCGCGGACTTTCGCGACGCCGCGTGCGCGATGCTCACCCGGGCGGGGGTCGACGTGGTGGCCGTCGCCGCCAACAGTGTTGACGCGCTGCGCTGTTCGCGCGAGATGGAACCCGACGTCGTGCTGGTCGACGTGGACCTCGGCGGGGAGAGCGGATTCGACCTCGCCGAGGAGCTGGACCGGTCGCAGGCGCAGGCCCCGGCGGTGATCCTGGTGTCGACCTACGCCGAACAGGATCTCGCCGAGATGATCGCCGTGAGCCCGGCCATCGGGTTCGTCTCGAAGATCTCGCTGTCGGCGGCCGCGATCCGCGACCTCCTGGACACCGCTCGGGGGCCGCTCAGAGAGACTCCAGGTAGGTGA
- a CDS encoding response regulator: MSALRVAVADDDVLLREGLASLLDRSGFDVVGQAADATELLDLVRTAKPDVVIVDIRMPPDHSTEGLDAARVIRAELPDTAILVLSAHVEVEHATELLATGRAIGYLLKTRVTDVADFVDTLQRIAKGASIIDPALVQELVSARRRDDPLAVLSAREREVLVQMAEGRSNAGIARRLWVTEGTVEKHVRSILTKLNLPETGDDHRRVRAVITYLESL, from the coding sequence ATGAGTGCCCTGCGGGTGGCGGTCGCAGACGACGACGTGCTGTTGCGCGAAGGCCTCGCCAGCCTGCTCGACCGGTCGGGTTTCGACGTCGTCGGCCAGGCCGCCGACGCCACCGAACTGCTCGACCTGGTGCGCACCGCGAAGCCGGACGTCGTCATCGTCGACATCAGGATGCCGCCCGACCACAGCACCGAGGGCCTCGACGCCGCCCGGGTGATCCGCGCCGAGCTCCCCGACACCGCGATCCTGGTGCTGTCCGCCCACGTGGAGGTCGAACACGCCACCGAACTCCTCGCGACCGGACGGGCCATCGGCTACCTGCTCAAGACCCGCGTCACCGACGTCGCCGACTTCGTCGACACCCTGCAGCGCATCGCCAAGGGCGCGTCGATCATCGATCCGGCCCTGGTGCAGGAACTGGTGTCGGCGCGCCGGCGCGACGATCCGCTGGCCGTGCTGAGCGCGCGCGAGCGCGAGGTGCTGGTGCAGATGGCCGAGGGCCGCTCCAACGCCGGCATCGCGCGCCGGTTGTGGGTCACCGAGGGCACCGTCGAAAAACACGTCCGCAGCATCCTGACCAAACTGAACCTGCCGGAGACCGGCGACGATCACCGCCGGGTGCGCGCGGTGATCACCTACCTGGAGTCTCTCTGA
- a CDS encoding ester cyclase produces the protein MMTHKELYEQWINRLWAGEPVAADLVAEDFVGHWPDREVHGPAELQAIIDQTHRMLSDLTFEIELGPLVDGDFVIGRWVGSGKSEQGPMRFTGNDILRVADGRFAEYWTGTSTS, from the coding sequence ATGATGACGCACAAGGAGCTCTACGAGCAGTGGATCAACCGGCTGTGGGCCGGGGAACCGGTCGCGGCCGACCTGGTGGCCGAGGATTTCGTCGGGCACTGGCCCGACCGCGAGGTGCACGGGCCGGCGGAGTTGCAGGCGATCATCGACCAGACCCACCGGATGCTGTCGGATCTGACCTTCGAGATCGAGTTGGGACCGCTGGTCGACGGGGATTTCGTGATCGGGCGCTGGGTCGGCAGCGGCAAGAGCGAGCAGGGGCCGATGCGGTTCACCGGCAACGACATCCTGCGCGTGGCCGACGGCAGATTCGCCGAGTACTGGACCGGGACGTCGACGAGCTGA
- a CDS encoding helix-turn-helix domain-containing protein — MDVQALTEAADAAQSRDPAVGLRAMKALRRTVEALEAMHVDNARRHGWSWQAIADALGVTRQAVHQKHNRRR, encoded by the coding sequence ATCGATGTGCAGGCCCTCACCGAGGCCGCGGACGCCGCCCAGAGCCGGGACCCCGCTGTCGGCCTGCGCGCGATGAAGGCGCTTCGCCGCACGGTCGAGGCGCTCGAGGCCATGCATGTCGACAACGCGCGCAGGCACGGGTGGAGCTGGCAGGCCATCGCCGACGCGCTCGGGGTCACGCGGCAAGCCGTGCACCAGAAGCACAACCGGAGGAGATGA
- a CDS encoding Clp protease N-terminal domain-containing protein translates to MFERFSRHARIAVVVAQEEARELHADEIRPEHLLLGVLDSAGGDLAAVLSGHGLTAESVRTQLSGDFDADAAALQSIGIDLHAVRDIADRSFGAGAFDRALRGGRRPRRRHLPFVKPAKKALELALREAVAHHDRVIGAEHLLLGVLRGGDPVALDLVATHVAPQRLRADVSALLAKAA, encoded by the coding sequence ATGTTCGAGCGCTTCAGCCGCCACGCCCGGATCGCCGTCGTGGTGGCGCAGGAAGAGGCCCGCGAACTCCATGCCGACGAGATCCGGCCCGAACACCTCCTGCTGGGCGTGCTGGACAGCGCCGGGGGGGACCTGGCCGCCGTGTTGAGCGGCCACGGTCTGACCGCCGAGTCCGTGCGGACGCAGTTGAGCGGCGACTTCGACGCCGATGCCGCGGCGCTGCAGTCGATCGGCATCGACCTGCACGCCGTCCGCGACATCGCCGACCGGTCCTTCGGCGCAGGCGCGTTCGACCGGGCGTTGCGCGGTGGGCGACGGCCGCGCCGCCGCCACCTCCCGTTCGTCAAACCGGCCAAGAAGGCGCTGGAGCTGGCGCTGCGCGAGGCCGTCGCACACCACGACCGCGTGATCGGTGCCGAGCACCTGCTGCTGGGCGTCCTGCGCGGCGGCGATCCGGTGGCGCTGGATCTGGTCGCCACCCACGTCGCCCCGCAACGACTGCGCGCCGATGTCTCGGCGCTGCTCGCCAAGGCGGCGTGA
- a CDS encoding 1,4-dihydroxy-2-naphthoate polyprenyltransferase — MASFAEWVEGARPRTLPNAVSPVIAGTGAAAWLDGVVWWKALLAFVVAVALIIGVNYANDYSDGIRGTDDVRSGPLRLVGSRLASPRAVLTAAVVSLAVGAVAGLVLAVASAPWLIAVGAVCIAGAWLYTGGSKPYGYIGLGEIAVFVFFGLIAVLGTQYTQAMRVDWVGLALAVAMGALSSAVLVANNLRDIPTDRESGKITLAVRLGDARTRLLYQVLMLTAFTLTLVLMLATPWCAVGLIALPLAVRAARPVRGGLGGKDLIPVLRDTGLTMLVWAVAVALALAFG, encoded by the coding sequence GTGGCAAGTTTCGCCGAATGGGTCGAGGGCGCCCGCCCCCGCACGCTGCCCAACGCCGTCTCACCGGTGATCGCCGGCACCGGGGCGGCCGCGTGGCTCGACGGTGTGGTGTGGTGGAAAGCGCTGTTGGCGTTCGTCGTCGCCGTCGCGCTGATCATCGGCGTGAACTACGCCAACGACTACTCCGACGGGATCCGCGGCACCGACGACGTGCGGTCTGGACCGCTGCGGTTGGTGGGGTCCCGGCTGGCGTCGCCGCGGGCGGTGCTGACCGCGGCGGTGGTCAGCCTGGCCGTGGGCGCGGTGGCCGGCCTGGTGCTGGCGGTGGCCAGCGCGCCGTGGCTGATCGCCGTCGGCGCCGTCTGCATCGCGGGCGCCTGGCTCTACACCGGCGGCTCGAAACCGTACGGCTACATCGGCCTCGGCGAGATCGCGGTGTTCGTGTTCTTCGGGCTGATCGCGGTGCTCGGCACGCAGTACACGCAGGCGATGCGCGTCGACTGGGTCGGGCTCGCGCTGGCGGTCGCGATGGGTGCGCTGTCGTCGGCGGTGCTGGTCGCCAACAACCTCCGCGACATCCCCACCGATCGCGAATCGGGCAAGATCACGCTGGCCGTGCGCCTCGGCGACGCCCGCACCCGGCTGCTGTACCAGGTGCTGATGCTCACCGCGTTCACGCTGACGCTGGTGCTGATGCTCGCCACGCCGTGGTGCGCGGTCGGCCTGATCGCCCTGCCGCTGGCGGTGCGGGCGGCCCGCCCGGTGCGGGGCGGGCTGGGCGGCAAGGACCTGATCCCCGTGCTGCGCGACACCGGACTGACCATGCTGGTGTGGGCGGTGGCCGTGGCGCTGGCGCTGGCGTTCGGCTGA
- a CDS encoding S-methyl-5'-thioadenosine phosphorylase, whose amino-acid sequence MLGVIGGSGFYSFFGPDARSVSLDTPYGAPSAPITVGTVGEHEVAFLPRHGVDHEYSPHTVPYRANMWALRALGVRRIFGPCAVGSLTPDLGPGSMVVPDQLVDRTSGRADTYFDSGGIHVGFADPYCPSLRAAATGLPGVVDGGTMVVIQGPRFSTRAESRWFASQGFTLVNMTGYPEAVLARELEMCYAAIALVTDLDAGIETGEGVTAVDVFAEFQRNLVPFKKLVHEAIDQVAVERTCAHCLPHEGVTLPIELP is encoded by the coding sequence ATGCTGGGAGTGATCGGCGGTAGCGGCTTCTACTCGTTCTTCGGCCCGGACGCGCGCAGCGTCAGCCTCGACACGCCCTACGGGGCGCCGAGCGCACCGATCACGGTCGGCACGGTCGGCGAGCACGAGGTGGCGTTCCTGCCGCGGCACGGCGTCGACCACGAGTACTCGCCGCACACCGTGCCCTACCGGGCCAACATGTGGGCGCTGCGCGCGCTGGGCGTGCGGCGGATCTTCGGCCCGTGCGCGGTGGGCAGCCTCACGCCCGACCTCGGGCCGGGGTCGATGGTGGTGCCCGACCAGCTCGTGGACCGCACCAGCGGTCGTGCCGACACCTACTTCGACTCCGGCGGCATCCACGTCGGTTTCGCCGATCCGTACTGCCCGTCGCTGCGCGCGGCGGCCACCGGCCTGCCGGGGGTGGTGGACGGCGGCACGATGGTGGTGATCCAGGGGCCGCGGTTCTCCACCCGCGCGGAGAGCCGATGGTTCGCGAGCCAGGGCTTCACGCTGGTCAACATGACCGGCTACCCGGAAGCCGTGCTGGCCCGGGAACTGGAGATGTGTTACGCGGCAATCGCGCTCGTCACCGACCTGGACGCGGGCATCGAGACCGGCGAGGGGGTGACGGCGGTGGACGTCTTCGCCGAGTTCCAGCGCAACCTCGTGCCGTTCAAGAAGCTGGTGCACGAGGCGATCGACCAGGTCGCCGTGGAGCGGACCTGTGCGCACTGCCTGCCGCACGAAGGAGTGACGCTGCCGATCGAGTTGCCATGA
- a CDS encoding NAD-dependent epimerase/dehydratase family protein, producing the protein MRVLLTGAAGFIGSRVRAALEGAGQEVVALDVMLPAAHGRGAQAPAETHLVDVRDAAALAPLLDGVDVVCHQAAVVGAGVNAADAPSYGSHNDYGTTVLLAEMFAAGIDKLVLASSMVVYGQGRFDCPDHGRVDPLPRTRADLDAGEFEHRCPTCGAPLQWRLVGEDEPLRPRSLYAASKVAQEHYALAWAEATGGSVLALRYHNVYGPHMPRDTPYSGVAAIFRSELENGDVPRVFEDGGQMRDFVHVDDVAAANLAAVESPLTGFEAFNVCSGRPISIIEVATELCEIRGAAPPVVTGQYRSGDVRHIVASPKHAAERLGFRAAVDPRDGLREFAFAPLRT; encoded by the coding sequence ATGAGGGTGCTGCTGACCGGCGCGGCCGGCTTCATCGGCTCGCGGGTGCGGGCCGCGCTGGAGGGCGCGGGCCAGGAGGTCGTCGCCCTGGACGTGATGCTGCCCGCCGCGCACGGCCGGGGTGCGCAGGCCCCCGCCGAGACGCACCTCGTCGACGTCCGTGATGCGGCCGCGCTGGCCCCGCTGCTCGACGGGGTCGACGTCGTCTGTCATCAGGCCGCCGTGGTCGGTGCCGGCGTCAACGCCGCCGACGCGCCGTCGTACGGCAGTCACAACGATTACGGCACCACCGTACTGCTCGCCGAGATGTTCGCCGCGGGCATCGACAAGCTCGTGCTGGCGTCGTCGATGGTGGTGTACGGCCAGGGCCGATTCGACTGTCCCGACCACGGCCGCGTCGACCCGCTACCGCGCACCCGCGCCGATCTGGACGCCGGCGAGTTCGAACACCGCTGCCCGACCTGCGGTGCGCCGCTGCAGTGGCGTCTGGTCGGCGAGGACGAGCCGCTGCGGCCGCGAAGTCTCTACGCCGCAAGCAAAGTCGCCCAGGAGCACTACGCGCTGGCATGGGCGGAGGCCACCGGCGGCTCGGTCCTGGCGCTGCGCTACCACAACGTCTACGGACCGCACATGCCCCGCGACACCCCGTACAGCGGGGTGGCGGCGATCTTCCGATCGGAACTCGAGAACGGAGACGTGCCAAGGGTTTTCGAGGACGGCGGCCAGATGCGCGACTTCGTCCACGTCGACGACGTGGCGGCGGCGAACCTCGCGGCGGTGGAATCACCGCTCACCGGGTTCGAGGCGTTCAACGTCTGCTCCGGCCGACCGATCTCGATCATCGAGGTCGCCACCGAACTGTGTGAGATCCGCGGCGCCGCACCGCCGGTGGTGACCGGGCAGTACCGCAGCGGCGACGTCCGCCACATCGTCGCCTCCCCGAAGCACGCCGCCGAGCGGCTCGGGTTCCGGGCCGCGGTCGACCCGCGGGACGGCCTCCGGGAGTTCGCGTTCGCACCGCTGCGGACGTGA
- a CDS encoding alpha/beta hydrolase, with the protein MHRWARILVIVVLVATGALGLLWTQQRRLIYFPAPGPVPSATAVAPGARDVVVRTADGVDLGGWFFPAAGRGPAVLVCNGNGGDRSMRAALALALRRMGLSVLLFDYRGYGGNPGRPGEDGLAADARAARAWLAAQPEVDPARLVYFGESLGGAVAVGLAVERPPAALILRSPFTSLADVGATHYPWLPVRRLLIDRYPSIDRIARVGAPLLVIAGDRDDIVPTELSRRLFDAAGEPKQFVLVPGAGHNDAALLDGRLMLGAIERFLVQTSVLGG; encoded by the coding sequence GTGCACCGCTGGGCGCGCATCCTCGTTATCGTCGTCCTCGTGGCGACAGGAGCGTTGGGGCTGCTGTGGACCCAGCAGCGACGGCTGATCTACTTCCCGGCACCGGGCCCCGTGCCGTCGGCGACCGCGGTGGCGCCCGGCGCGCGCGACGTCGTGGTGCGCACCGCGGACGGTGTGGACCTCGGTGGCTGGTTCTTCCCTGCCGCCGGACGCGGCCCCGCGGTCCTGGTGTGCAACGGCAACGGCGGCGACCGGTCGATGCGCGCGGCGCTGGCGCTCGCGCTGCGGCGCATGGGGTTGTCGGTGCTGCTGTTCGACTACCGCGGCTACGGCGGCAATCCCGGCCGGCCCGGCGAAGACGGGTTGGCCGCCGACGCCCGCGCGGCCCGCGCCTGGTTGGCCGCCCAACCGGAGGTCGACCCGGCGCGCCTGGTCTACTTCGGCGAGTCCCTCGGTGGCGCCGTCGCGGTGGGCCTGGCCGTCGAGCGGCCGCCGGCCGCGCTGATCCTGCGCTCTCCGTTCACCTCGCTGGCCGACGTCGGTGCCACCCACTATCCGTGGCTGCCGGTGCGCCGGTTGCTGATCGACCGCTACCCGTCGATCGACCGGATCGCGAGGGTGGGCGCCCCGCTGCTGGTCATCGCCGGCGACCGTGACGACATCGTGCCGACCGAGCTGAGCCGGCGGCTGTTCGACGCAGCGGGGGAGCCGAAGCAGTTCGTCCTCGTCCCCGGCGCCGGGCACAACGACGCGGCGCTGCTCGACGGCCGGCTGATGCTCGGGGCGATCGAGCGGTTCCTGGTGCAGACCTCGGTGCTCGGCGGGTAG